The sequence GCGGGGCGAGTACGAGGCTCTCGGCTTTCGTCGCCTCGGCTTTGCGGATCGTGACTCGCTCACCGATACCCACGTCGGCGTTCTGCCGGGTGAAGCCGTCGATACGGACTGTATCGGTGTTCCAGTCCTGCCGGTCGGCGCGCCACACCTTCGCGGCGGTGGTGTCTGCGCCTTCGATTTCGATGATGTCGCCCGGACTCAGCTTCAGATGCAACAGCGTGTCCGGGTCGAGTCGGGCGATACCACGACCCGAGTCGTTCGGGTACGCCTTCGCAACCTCCAGTTGAACTTCGTTCATATTTCGGGATGGGCGGGAATGTCTGTGACTCCGTTTCCGGGTCGGATAGGTTTTGCGCTCGTCCTCACAGTGCTAGATGCTACCACCCCAATCTCGGAGGGGGGAATACAAAGACGTGTCGGCAGCGGTCGCTTTTGGGACGACCCACGAGGGAGTGAACGACTTTTTACTCCTCGGCATCGCCAACAGATTCATGAACTACCTCGCGTTCGACGGCCGGATGGGCGCAAGCGGCGACATGATCCTCGGGGCGCTGCTCGACGCCGGGGCCGACCCCGACGCCCTCGAGCCAATCACCGACTCGGACGTCCTCACCCTCGAGTACCGGCTCGAGGAGACCGTCAAGGCGGGGATCTCGGGGACGAGCGTGGACGTGGTGCTCGAGGACGCGTCCGGTGACGGGGGCTCGAGCGGCGGGTCGTCCGAAGACGACGGTGGGCACGAGCACGATCACGGCGACCAGTCCCACGAGCACGCACAAGACGACCACAGCCACGGTGGCGACCATGATCACGGGGACCACAGCCACGGCCACGACCACGTCCACGCCGAGGGCCACGGTCCCCACCGGAGCTACCGCGAGGTCTGCGACATCGTCGAAGAGATGGCCCTCCCCACAGCCGTCGAACGCGACGCCCTCGAAATCTTCGAACTCCTCGGCGAAGCCGAGGCGAGCGTCCACGGCGAATCGCTCGAGGAGATTCACTTCCACGAGGTCGGGGCCGACGACGCCATCGCCGATATCGTGGGCGCGGCGCTGTTGATCGACGACCTCGAGCCGGACCGGATCGTCACCACCTCGCTCGCGACGGGCGGTGGTACGGTCTCGATGAGCCACGGCGAGTATCCCGTTCCGACGCCCGCGGTGGTCGAAATCGCCGCCCGCGCCGACTGGACGCTGCAGGGTGGCCCCGTCGAGCGGGAACTCCTCACGCCCACGGGCGCGGCTATCCTGGGGCACTACGCCGACGGCGTCGAAACCCTCCCTGCGCTCGAGGTTTCGGCCGTCGGCTACGGCGCGGGTGGGTACGACCTCGAGCCCCACCCGAACGTGCTCCGGGTCCTCGTCGGCGACGGCGGGGGCGGCCTCCGCAAGGAGGACATCGCCGTTCTCGAGACGAACCTCGACGACGCCACCCCCGAGGTTCTCGGCGGCCTGCAGGAGACGCTCACCGACGCGGGCGCTCGAGACGTCTCCATCCTCCCGGCGACGATGAAGAAGTCCCGGCCCGGCCATCTGGTGAAGGTGATCTGCCGGCCAGCGGATCGGGAGCGCGTGGCTCGAGCGTTAGCGGAGGAGACGGGCACACTCGGCGTCCGGGACGCTGGGGTGACCCACAGGTGGGTTGCTACTAGGGAATTTGAGACGGTGAGACTCGAGATTGACGGCGAGGAGTACGAGGTGACCGTGAAGGTGGCGAGCGACGCCGACGGTGAGGTTTACGACGTTAGCGCGGAATTCGACGACGTTCAGTCTGTGGCGCTCGAGACCGGAACTCCCGTTCGAGAGGTGCGAAGACAGGCTGAGCAGCAGTACGTCGGATAATTCATGTTCCACTGATTCGATGCCGACGGTGACCGGGTCTAAGCCGCGAATGTACGTCGATTCCTGGCACCAACCGCGTCAGAATCCTCACGGTAGTTGTGTCGCTAATTATCCACCGACCGACGTGGCACGTGTGCGTCGTCCTCGAGGTATTGCGGTCGGGAAATTCGGTTACTCGCTGCGGGGTTTCTCGTATCGAGGTTTCAATTCTGTTGTGGTCCGCCACTGCCGCCGGTTGGTGCAGACCTCGTGCAGTATCGTTGTAAAATAGGAATAACGGAGGTAGTTACAGCTGCGTTAGCCGATTACGTTGGTCGCAGTGGAGGTGCCGTCCTGGACTGCGATGTTGTTCTGCACGTTCGACTGGTCGATTTCCGCGGTCTGGGTCTGCTCCACGTCTTCAGCGAAGCCAACGCCAATAGCGGTAGCAGTAGCGTCACCAGCCGAGAAGGCACCAGTATCGCCGTTGGTATTGCCGTCATTCAGGGCCCCAATCTCACCTTCTTCACCAGCGACGTTCACCTCGAAGGTCCAGTCGCCACCGGTGGCCTCAGCCGATGCAAGGCCAACGCCAGCAGCCTGGCCCTGGTTGATCTCGGCTTCAGGCTGGTTGACGTTCACCTGATCACCTTCCTGAACCTGGACCATGTTAGAATCAGCGTCCTGGGTGGTCTGTGCTGCTGCTGTTCCGGCGAGCCCCATAAACGCGAGGGCCCCGATCATCGCTACCGTCAGTGTAATTGCGAATGCGCGCTTCATGTTTGATAGTCACGAGGCACGCATCACCCCGGGGGGTACGCTCCGTAACGGATTCGGCGACCATCGCATGGCCGCCGCTCGTCACGGGAGTATCATCCGACTCCCTGTGTCCCCGCTGTGACGCGTTGCCCAGTCCGGTCTCATCACGGTGTCCCACTTCAACCCGATAAACGGTTTCAGAGTCCAGAGCCGGATTTCGTCGTTTGAAAATCGTCTAAAGGCGGGACGTTCGACCTCGGTTCGGATCATTCGGACCCACAGTCCAGTGAGCATATGCCGCCTTCGGGTTACCGTTATCGGCGAGTTCGATTACTCATTGGGATGGCTCTTGTTGACGTCTTGGTTCGGTACTGACCAACCTTTATCGACGATGGTTGAAGGCGTCTCTCGGACTCGCTGTAAAAAAGAGAAATAACGGTCAATGATTACGGCCGCGTTAGCCGAGGATGTTGGTCGCAGTCGAGGTACCGTCCTGGACTGCGATGTTGTTCTGCTCGTTCGACTGGTCAATGGTCGCGTCCTGCGTTTGCGTCACGTTG is a genomic window of Natrarchaeobaculum aegyptiacum containing:
- the larC gene encoding nickel pincer cofactor biosynthesis protein LarC — encoded protein: MNYLAFDGRMGASGDMILGALLDAGADPDALEPITDSDVLTLEYRLEETVKAGISGTSVDVVLEDASGDGGSSGGSSEDDGGHEHDHGDQSHEHAQDDHSHGGDHDHGDHSHGHDHVHAEGHGPHRSYREVCDIVEEMALPTAVERDALEIFELLGEAEASVHGESLEEIHFHEVGADDAIADIVGAALLIDDLEPDRIVTTSLATGGGTVSMSHGEYPVPTPAVVEIAARADWTLQGGPVERELLTPTGAAILGHYADGVETLPALEVSAVGYGAGGYDLEPHPNVLRVLVGDGGGGLRKEDIAVLETNLDDATPEVLGGLQETLTDAGARDVSILPATMKKSRPGHLVKVICRPADRERVARALAEETGTLGVRDAGVTHRWVATREFETVRLEIDGEEYEVTVKVASDADGEVYDVSAEFDDVQSVALETGTPVREVRRQAEQQYVG